The following are encoded together in the Pontibacter liquoris genome:
- a CDS encoding SusC/RagA family TonB-linked outer membrane protein, which produces MKRSLLICLALMFALLQQAMAQSKTVSGKVTDQATGQGLPGVSVVVKGTTVGTATGADGGYTVNVPANGSTLVFRFIGYKSVERPIGNESTINVGLGVDNKQLEEVVVTGYQTKTKEDLSSAISVVNSKELEQRPNPSIDQLLQGKAAGVQVTAVNGKPGANAFIRIRGTGSISGSNDPLLVVNGVQIPDNMADQFFTSINANDIESISVLKDAAAASIYGARGSNGVLVVTTKNGAKSNGQITYRFLTGVNEKIPDNFDMMNAAQKLQYEYDLGYENSDFSNYLQSNDFPNTANLFNITDAERQAGWNSLIAQSHDWKDDILQSGKITSHQLSFGGNTDKSNYYFSLQKYDQEGLTKGSVFNRYTGTLNVSSQIKSWLRVGNALTLGHTKTNELRDRYNAQNPFYAIYAYNPYEPAYLEDGSVNYTSQGFPILEALENNPEERKYMSGLNSFNVDVTPLKGLILSSKLGLTLNDYSRTSFLKPGSVLDLYVGDPTARGTKVDNGSREFAYDWINSARYEFNVGEKHNFGVLLFQEFQKDQFSSYSLSKKGFANGNLSTQDNGAANTGTNSTTAADWAISSLAANLEYNFNKRYYLTGSLRRDGSSRFGSDNKYGTFWSTSASWLVTQENFMQQYDWLTVLKLRASVGTVGNFAGIGNYQSLGLYGFGKYNNLLTSFPSQVANPALSWESKLKRDIGLDFELFKSRFAVSLDYYNETTEDLLLNTPISRTTGFSTVTRNIGSVQNKGLEAALNVDIIRNSSLTWSFNGNITFNKNEVKTLNEGQEEIVTNGIGVFRPGYAYGTFKLVRYAGVDPQTGEAQYYSKDGEVTKTYSSSDAVILDGKSPNPKFYGGFGTTIAWKGIDFSANANFVSGNYALNYVKNDLVSWGDLYYQNLSTDALNYWKKPGDVNVLPAANGENVTYTTDLYLEKASFLRLRNLTLGYTVPKALTEKIKMQSLRVYVQGQNLLTYNPHYFGDPEVGYGSEESGLTQVGQASLYSYPQTRQFSFGVDVSF; this is translated from the coding sequence ATGAAGAGAAGTCTATTAATTTGTTTGGCTTTGATGTTCGCCCTGCTGCAACAGGCGATGGCGCAAAGCAAAACAGTGTCGGGGAAAGTAACCGATCAGGCAACCGGACAAGGTCTGCCGGGAGTATCGGTTGTCGTGAAAGGAACTACAGTAGGGACAGCTACCGGTGCAGATGGTGGGTATACGGTTAACGTGCCGGCTAATGGCAGTACCCTGGTTTTTCGTTTCATTGGTTACAAATCCGTGGAGCGTCCTATTGGCAATGAAAGCACGATCAATGTAGGGCTTGGTGTTGACAACAAGCAGCTGGAAGAAGTAGTGGTAACAGGTTATCAGACTAAAACAAAAGAAGACTTATCTTCAGCGATATCTGTTGTAAACTCAAAAGAACTGGAGCAACGACCTAACCCTTCTATTGACCAGTTATTGCAAGGTAAAGCAGCAGGTGTGCAGGTAACAGCTGTTAATGGTAAGCCAGGGGCTAATGCCTTTATCCGTATCAGAGGTACAGGCTCTATCAGTGGTAGCAATGATCCGCTATTAGTTGTAAATGGTGTGCAGATCCCAGATAACATGGCGGATCAGTTCTTTACCAGCATAAACGCAAACGACATCGAAAGCATTTCTGTGCTGAAAGATGCTGCTGCGGCTTCAATCTATGGTGCAAGAGGTTCAAACGGTGTTTTGGTGGTTACTACCAAGAACGGAGCTAAATCAAATGGGCAGATTACTTACCGCTTCTTGACGGGTGTGAACGAAAAAATTCCGGATAACTTTGACATGATGAATGCTGCACAGAAACTGCAGTATGAATATGATCTGGGATACGAAAACTCTGACTTTTCAAACTACCTGCAGAGTAATGACTTCCCTAACACTGCAAACTTGTTTAACATTACAGATGCAGAGCGGCAGGCTGGTTGGAATTCTTTGATCGCACAAAGCCACGACTGGAAAGATGATATCCTTCAGAGCGGTAAGATCACATCTCATCAGCTTTCATTTGGTGGTAACACAGACAAATCAAACTACTACTTCTCTTTGCAGAAGTATGACCAGGAAGGATTAACAAAAGGTTCAGTATTCAACAGATACACTGGTACCTTAAATGTAAGTTCGCAGATAAAATCCTGGTTGAGAGTAGGTAATGCGTTAACATTGGGTCATACTAAGACTAATGAGCTAAGAGACCGCTACAATGCACAAAACCCATTTTATGCTATTTATGCTTACAACCCATATGAGCCTGCCTATTTAGAGGATGGTTCCGTTAACTACACCAGCCAGGGATTTCCGATTCTAGAAGCCCTGGAGAATAACCCTGAAGAGCGTAAGTATATGAGCGGTTTGAACTCTTTTAATGTTGATGTTACTCCCCTGAAGGGTTTAATACTTTCTTCAAAACTGGGTTTGACCTTAAACGACTATTCTAGAACATCTTTCCTTAAGCCAGGCTCTGTGCTGGACCTATATGTAGGTGACCCAACTGCAAGAGGTACTAAAGTTGATAACGGATCAAGAGAATTCGCTTACGACTGGATCAACTCTGCTCGTTACGAGTTCAACGTGGGTGAGAAGCATAACTTCGGTGTTCTGTTATTTCAGGAATTCCAGAAAGACCAGTTTAGTAGCTACTCTTTGTCTAAGAAAGGCTTTGCAAATGGTAACCTGAGCACACAAGACAACGGAGCTGCCAATACAGGTACAAACTCTACTACAGCTGCAGATTGGGCAATCTCTTCTTTAGCCGCTAACCTGGAGTATAACTTTAACAAACGTTACTACTTAACAGGGAGCCTGCGCAGAGACGGTTCTTCCCGATTCGGTTCTGATAACAAGTACGGTACTTTCTGGTCTACAAGTGCTTCATGGCTGGTAACACAGGAAAACTTTATGCAGCAGTATGATTGGCTGACTGTATTGAAGTTAAGAGCATCAGTAGGTACAGTAGGCAACTTTGCAGGTATTGGCAATTACCAGTCGCTGGGCCTCTACGGATTTGGCAAGTACAACAACTTGCTGACATCATTTCCTAGCCAGGTAGCTAACCCAGCACTTTCTTGGGAAAGCAAACTTAAGAGAGACATTGGTCTTGATTTTGAACTGTTCAAGTCTCGGTTTGCTGTTAGCTTAGACTACTATAATGAAACAACTGAAGACCTGCTCCTGAATACCCCTATCTCCAGAACAACGGGTTTCTCTACAGTAACAAGAAACATCGGTTCTGTTCAGAACAAAGGGCTTGAGGCTGCTTTGAATGTTGACATCATAAGAAACAGCTCCCTTACCTGGTCATTCAATGGTAATATCACTTTCAACAAAAACGAAGTGAAGACACTGAACGAAGGGCAGGAAGAAATTGTAACGAACGGCATTGGTGTATTTCGGCCAGGTTATGCTTACGGGACTTTCAAACTAGTACGCTATGCAGGAGTAGATCCTCAAACGGGAGAAGCACAGTACTATTCTAAAGATGGCGAGGTTACAAAAACGTATTCTTCATCTGATGCGGTTATCCTGGACGGGAAAAGCCCGAACCCTAAATTCTATGGTGGGTTTGGTACTACTATAGCCTGGAAAGGGATCGATTTCTCTGCTAATGCAAACTTCGTGTCAGGAAACTATGCACTGAACTATGTGAAGAATGACTTGGTATCCTGGGGAGATCTTTACTACCAGAACCTGAGCACCGATGCTTTGAACTACTGGAAGAAACCAGGTGATGTAAACGTGTTACCGGCTGCAAATGGAGAGAATGTTACTTATACAACAGACCTTTACCTTGAAAAAGCTTCGTTTTTGCGCCTGAGAAACCTGACATTAGGTTACACTGTGCCCAAAGCATTGACAGAGAAGATCAAGATGCAGTCGCTGCGTGTTTATGTACAAGGCCAGAACCTGCTGACTTACAATCCGCATTACTTCGGCGACCCTGAGGTAGGTTACGGAAGTGAGGAATCTGGACTTACCCAGGTAGGACAAGCTTCTCTGTACAGCTATCCACAAACACGTCAGTTCTCTTTCGGTGTTGATGTAAGCTTTTAA
- a CDS encoding RagB/SusD family nutrient uptake outer membrane protein, producing MKRFLYLLALGLLPLASCDNELMLEPYNSISTPQAFKTESDFSNAIRGAYAGLRGSSYYGGQDAGSMIITPDILADNLIINSQGRKSQQTYFNYNYTPNGTWGGLWNDAYTTINRANFILENIDNLSDGDFKNNVKAEALALRGLAHFDLLRVFAARYEGATDSNLGVPYVTSTDPNQLPSRTSLKESYNNVVSDLTTAAPMIGASNGLGRLNTAAVNALLGRVYLYMGQWQNAADASTAALQAVPAANGLASIAEFPAVWMDASEKGVLFKVKIVDADATPVGVGYGQASPAGVRPEYTPTFELVNEYTSSDVRKNVYIGQTKFNGFDFNYVKKYAGRASGNANVVDVKVIRTAEVYLNRAEAYYNLGMYDKALNDLNMIRSNRYADFNAATATETGQNLYDAILKQRRLELAFEGHRFFDLKRLGLPVERSTSGDRIDGTGAAPAVAGIPAGSSLFQLPIPQYEIDVNDNITQNDGY from the coding sequence ATGAAAAGATTTTTATATCTGTTAGCCTTAGGTTTATTACCACTGGCTAGCTGTGACAATGAATTGATGCTTGAGCCGTATAACTCGATTAGTACTCCGCAGGCATTCAAAACAGAGTCTGATTTTAGTAATGCTATCAGAGGTGCATACGCAGGATTGAGAGGTTCTAGTTATTATGGTGGGCAGGATGCTGGCTCCATGATCATTACCCCAGATATTCTAGCCGATAATCTAATTATTAACTCACAAGGTAGAAAGTCTCAGCAGACTTACTTCAACTACAACTATACGCCGAATGGCACATGGGGTGGTTTATGGAACGATGCCTATACTACTATCAACAGAGCCAACTTCATTCTTGAGAACATTGATAACCTATCGGATGGTGATTTCAAGAACAACGTAAAAGCAGAAGCCCTGGCTCTAAGAGGACTTGCTCACTTTGATTTACTTCGTGTGTTTGCGGCAAGATACGAAGGCGCTACAGACTCTAATTTGGGTGTGCCTTACGTAACTTCAACAGATCCTAACCAGTTGCCTTCCAGAACGTCACTGAAAGAGTCTTACAATAATGTGGTGAGCGACCTTACTACTGCTGCGCCAATGATTGGAGCTTCAAATGGTTTAGGACGCCTGAACACAGCTGCGGTTAATGCCCTGCTTGGCAGAGTTTACCTGTACATGGGGCAGTGGCAAAATGCAGCAGATGCTTCTACTGCCGCGCTACAGGCAGTGCCGGCAGCAAACGGCTTAGCTTCCATTGCAGAATTTCCTGCCGTATGGATGGATGCTTCTGAAAAAGGAGTGCTGTTTAAAGTGAAGATTGTTGATGCGGACGCTACACCAGTTGGCGTTGGTTATGGACAGGCAAGCCCTGCTGGTGTACGTCCTGAGTACACGCCAACGTTCGAGCTGGTTAACGAGTACACGTCATCTGATGTGCGTAAGAATGTTTACATCGGGCAGACGAAGTTTAACGGCTTTGACTTTAACTATGTGAAGAAATACGCTGGCAGAGCTTCGGGCAACGCGAACGTAGTGGATGTAAAAGTAATCAGAACAGCGGAAGTGTACCTGAACAGAGCGGAAGCTTATTACAACCTGGGCATGTACGACAAGGCGCTGAATGACCTGAACATGATCAGAAGCAACCGTTATGCAGACTTTAATGCAGCAACAGCTACTGAAACAGGTCAAAATTTATATGATGCAATTCTGAAGCAGAGAAGACTAGAGCTTGCTTTCGAAGGACACCGCTTCTTTGATCTGAAGCGCCTTGGCTTACCAGTAGAGCGCTCTACTTCTGGTGACCGAATAGATGGTACCGGTGCAGCGCCGGCCGTTGCAGGTATCCCTGCTGGAAGCTCGCTGTTCCAGTTGCCAATTCCTCAGTACGAGATCGATGTAAACGATAACATCACTCAGAATGACGGATACTAG
- a CDS encoding RagB/SusD family nutrient uptake outer membrane protein, whose translation MKNRYKILVLAGLLSVGSFSSCKDEFLDEGPSTGINADEALLTDNDVLSALRGAYAGLATVNLYGTYLPVMGDMLADNLYVATSNSGYFGGFSSYNFLNNNGDITDIWSGAYDVINRANAIIDSNPTVTDQAAIDQYKGEAYAIRALLYFELVRNFARPYNETADASHPGVPLVLTAYDYNAQPARATVAQVYEQIESDLSNAYTLMSPDLTVIRFSKYAARALDAEVNLYKGDNALALQYAEEVIKDSGVELLPYNSVLAYWAETDATKLAGLESLFEVSATQTENNGVDEYAYYFNQQGYGQNLATPSLYETYDSTDIRRQLITVGERGSDDPAYIVTKYNAVSGDIDDKVVIRMSEVYLIAAEAAYRTGDEAKALEYLNTLVAERDPELKYTSSGTQLLDDIILERRKEMAFEGDRFATLNRLKADITGRKRSPNVVPYTDAIRVLPIPRNEITANPNIEQNPGW comes from the coding sequence ATGAAAAATAGATATAAAATTTTGGTTTTAGCCGGACTGCTATCGGTAGGTAGTTTCAGTTCGTGCAAAGATGAGTTCCTGGATGAGGGCCCCTCTACAGGTATAAATGCTGATGAGGCCCTGCTGACAGATAATGATGTGCTGAGTGCGCTACGAGGCGCGTATGCAGGTCTTGCTACCGTTAACCTATATGGCACTTATCTGCCTGTTATGGGCGATATGCTGGCGGATAACCTGTATGTGGCTACGTCTAACTCCGGTTACTTCGGCGGCTTCTCCAGTTATAACTTCCTCAACAATAACGGCGATATCACCGATATCTGGTCCGGGGCTTATGATGTGATCAACCGGGCGAATGCCATTATCGATTCTAACCCAACCGTTACGGATCAGGCAGCTATCGACCAGTATAAAGGCGAGGCATATGCCATCCGAGCGCTGCTTTATTTTGAGCTGGTAAGGAATTTTGCTCGACCCTATAACGAAACGGCCGATGCCTCGCATCCGGGCGTTCCGCTTGTGCTGACGGCCTATGATTACAATGCCCAACCAGCACGCGCCACGGTAGCCCAGGTTTATGAGCAGATTGAGTCGGATTTGTCAAATGCCTACACGCTGATGTCGCCCGACCTTACGGTTATCCGTTTTTCCAAGTATGCAGCCAGAGCGCTGGATGCTGAAGTGAACCTGTATAAAGGAGATAATGCGTTGGCGCTGCAGTATGCCGAAGAAGTAATTAAAGATAGTGGTGTTGAGTTGCTGCCATACAATTCGGTGCTGGCCTACTGGGCTGAAACCGACGCCACAAAATTAGCAGGACTGGAGTCCCTGTTCGAGGTATCGGCTACGCAAACAGAGAACAATGGCGTAGATGAATATGCATATTACTTCAACCAGCAGGGATACGGACAGAACCTGGCCACGCCATCGCTTTATGAAACCTACGATTCAACCGATATCCGTCGGCAACTGATTACGGTGGGAGAAAGAGGCAGCGATGACCCGGCTTACATTGTGACCAAGTATAATGCAGTCTCCGGCGACATCGACGACAAAGTGGTGATACGCATGTCGGAAGTATACCTGATCGCTGCCGAGGCTGCTTACCGCACCGGCGATGAAGCCAAAGCGCTGGAATATCTGAATACGCTGGTAGCAGAGCGCGATCCTGAGTTAAAGTATACTTCTTCCGGCACCCAGCTGTTGGACGATATCATACTGGAGCGAAGAAAAGAGATGGCCTTTGAAGGCGACCGCTTTGCTACCTTGAACCGCCTGAAGGCAGACATCACCGGCAGAAAGCGATCACCTAACGTAGTGCCGTATACCGATGCAATCAGGGTGCTGCCTATTCCGCGAAATGAGATCACAGCCAACCCGAATATTGAACAGAACCCCGGCTGGTAA
- a CDS encoding SusC/RagA family TonB-linked outer membrane protein, which yields MKRSLLICFALMFALLQQAMAQSKTVSGTVTDQATGQGLPGVSVIVQGSTAGTATGADGSYTLNVPAEATTLIFRYIGYSTKEVAIGTNTVLNVALGVDNKQLSEVIITGYGTTNTLQNTGAVAQVKGAEIENIPMASVDKALQGRVVGLQSVGASGQPGSAQQIRIRGIGSITGSSEPLYVVDGVPINSGDLSRNTTTANALAGINPNDIESINVLKDASAASIYGSRAANGVIVITTKSGKAGKTKVSLDAEYGVSKRAYYNDNTRPLTTAENIELLGEALKNDGYWEAYGLNEENIGDFLNENFGLDPAINSNWEDATKRTGHTQQYNLAVTGGSEKTQFSVSGGYYNQEGTVIKSEFERYSTGLNLQHTLNDKLSFGTNLLFSNSTQKGPLNSGYFANPVMASLFLMPSLALDSRPQAPFNPLLLADLDKNNSNILKTIGSINGEYKILPGLSFTTKYGIDFNSLEEDNYQNPFYGDAESTQGSSTRYYTRYFNWVWTNLLNYTWDINKDNTWLLNLKGGYEAQKSSIYTASVYAENMPQNTDFTVPSVGATPITANGANEGYSFASMLALGDISYKGKYVLSGSFRRDGSSRFGSDNKYGNFWSVGASWNMDQESFIQDLDFINQLKLRASYGVNGNAGIGNYVWRRLYSYTSTYGGSVAAVPSSLGNADLTWEKNKPFDVGVDASFFNNRLSLSADYYSRATSDLLLERPLSLTTGWASRLENIGAMRNRGFELAISGTPVQVGDFRWDLSFNFSKNKNKITELSVDKQQVSPFIRQVGQDVYQYYMPLWAGVDPADGMPTWYTDASKAETTKTYSKAAYSLTGKSALPKAFGSAGTTLTYKGLSLDALFYYNFGNYIYDPYYQYLNSGGWFLGSYNQRATQLDRWQQPGDEASVSKLSYDNDYRFRAVSDKILNKGDFIRLRDVTLGYTIPQGIVSRLKMSSLRVYARGANLWTWVADDKLPYDPEAGGVGGTTNFDINVPKTVTFGVNVGF from the coding sequence ATGAAAAGAAGTCTACTAATCTGTTTTGCTTTGATGTTCGCCTTGCTGCAACAGGCGATGGCGCAGAGCAAAACAGTGTCGGGAACAGTAACCGACCAAGCAACTGGCCAGGGGCTGCCAGGTGTTTCCGTAATTGTGCAAGGATCTACAGCCGGTACGGCTACCGGTGCAGACGGCAGCTATACCCTGAATGTGCCCGCAGAAGCTACTACCTTAATATTCCGCTATATTGGCTACAGCACCAAAGAAGTGGCAATCGGCACCAACACTGTGCTGAATGTTGCATTGGGCGTGGATAACAAGCAGTTAAGCGAGGTTATCATTACAGGTTATGGCACAACCAATACCCTGCAGAATACGGGCGCTGTGGCACAGGTAAAAGGAGCCGAGATCGAGAACATCCCGATGGCTTCGGTGGATAAAGCGCTGCAGGGCCGCGTAGTGGGTTTGCAATCGGTGGGCGCTTCCGGGCAACCGGGTTCTGCGCAGCAGATCCGCATCAGAGGGATCGGTTCCATCACGGGTTCTTCAGAGCCGCTGTATGTGGTGGATGGGGTGCCGATCAACTCAGGCGACTTGTCGCGGAACACGACCACGGCCAACGCATTGGCAGGCATCAACCCAAATGACATTGAAAGCATTAACGTGCTGAAAGATGCTTCTGCTGCTTCTATTTATGGTTCCAGAGCTGCCAACGGTGTAATTGTGATCACGACCAAGAGCGGTAAAGCCGGCAAGACCAAAGTTAGCCTGGATGCAGAGTATGGCGTATCGAAACGAGCATACTACAACGACAATACACGCCCGCTGACCACTGCTGAAAACATCGAACTGTTAGGAGAGGCCTTAAAGAATGATGGCTACTGGGAAGCTTATGGCCTAAACGAGGAGAATATCGGTGATTTCTTAAACGAGAACTTCGGCCTAGACCCTGCTATCAACTCCAACTGGGAAGATGCGACCAAGCGTACCGGGCATACACAGCAATATAACCTGGCTGTTACCGGTGGCAGCGAGAAGACGCAGTTCAGCGTATCTGGCGGTTATTATAACCAGGAAGGCACGGTGATCAAGTCTGAATTCGAAAGATATTCCACAGGCCTTAACCTGCAGCACACGCTTAACGACAAGCTGTCTTTTGGTACGAACCTGCTCTTCTCCAACTCGACGCAAAAAGGCCCGCTTAACAGTGGCTACTTTGCTAACCCGGTGATGGCGTCGCTGTTTCTGATGCCTTCGCTGGCGCTGGATTCCCGTCCGCAGGCGCCCTTCAACCCGCTGCTCCTGGCCGATCTGGATAAGAACAATAGCAATATCCTGAAGACCATTGGTAGCATTAACGGCGAGTATAAGATCCTGCCAGGGCTTTCCTTTACCACCAAGTATGGTATTGACTTCAACAGCCTGGAAGAAGACAATTATCAGAACCCATTCTATGGGGATGCGGAGTCTACCCAGGGAAGCTCTACCCGCTACTATACCCGTTATTTTAACTGGGTTTGGACAAACCTGCTGAACTATACCTGGGATATCAACAAAGACAATACCTGGCTGCTGAACCTGAAAGGTGGTTACGAAGCGCAGAAGTCTTCTATTTACACAGCCTCTGTTTATGCCGAGAACATGCCCCAGAACACGGACTTTACTGTGCCTTCTGTTGGCGCAACTCCGATCACGGCAAATGGCGCGAACGAAGGCTACTCGTTTGCCTCTATGTTAGCCCTGGGCGATATTTCGTACAAAGGCAAGTATGTGCTGTCGGGTAGCTTCCGAAGAGACGGTTCTTCCCGTTTCGGATCCGATAACAAGTATGGTAACTTCTGGTCGGTAGGTGCCAGCTGGAACATGGATCAAGAAAGCTTTATACAGGACCTGGATTTCATAAACCAGTTGAAGTTAAGAGCCTCTTACGGGGTGAATGGTAACGCCGGCATCGGTAACTATGTATGGCGCAGGTTGTATTCGTACACCAGCACCTACGGGGGCTCGGTGGCGGCTGTGCCATCGTCTTTGGGTAATGCCGACCTGACCTGGGAAAAGAACAAGCCTTTTGACGTGGGCGTGGATGCCAGTTTCTTTAACAACAGACTGAGCCTGAGTGCGGATTATTATTCCAGAGCAACATCAGACCTGTTGTTGGAGCGGCCGCTGTCGTTAACCACCGGCTGGGCAAGCAGGTTAGAGAATATCGGCGCCATGCGAAACAGGGGATTTGAATTAGCTATTTCAGGCACCCCGGTGCAGGTAGGTGATTTTAGATGGGATCTGAGCTTTAACTTTTCCAAAAACAAAAACAAGATCACAGAACTAAGCGTGGATAAGCAGCAGGTTTCGCCCTTTATCCGCCAGGTGGGCCAGGATGTTTACCAGTATTACATGCCGCTGTGGGCGGGCGTAGACCCGGCAGACGGAATGCCAACCTGGTATACAGATGCTTCAAAAGCAGAAACAACCAAAACGTATTCCAAGGCAGCCTACTCGTTAACAGGCAAATCTGCTTTGCCGAAAGCGTTTGGTAGCGCCGGTACTACCCTCACCTACAAAGGATTGTCGCTGGATGCCTTGTTCTACTACAACTTCGGCAACTATATTTATGACCCATACTACCAATACCTCAATAGTGGCGGTTGGTTCCTGGGTTCTTATAACCAGCGCGCCACACAGCTCGACAGATGGCAGCAGCCAGGTGACGAGGCCAGCGTGTCCAAGCTGTCGTATGACAATGATTACAGATTCCGCGCCGTATCCGATAAGATCCTCAACAAAGGTGATTTTATCCGCTTACGCGATGTGACCTTGGGCTATACTATTCCACAGGGCATCGTGAGCCGGCTTAAAATGTCGAGCCTGAGAGTGTATGCCCGTGGAGCAAACCTTTGGACCTGGGTGGCGGACGACAAACTGCCATACGATCCGGAAGCAGGTGGCGTAGGCGGCACAACAAATTTCGATATCAATGTTCCTAAAACAGTCACTTTTGGTGTTAATGTTGGCTTCTAA
- a CDS encoding TraB/GumN family protein yields MQAVAGGNTTANALLWQIEGNGLQKPSYLFGTIHAICPQDFVMPAHVKAKLQEAEQLSLEVDMDAPNFMAEMMQHVKLPEGQSLRTLFSSEDYQLLSEHFSKSTGMNIRYLDNMKPFMLQSLLLAELTDCRAESYEQHLLDMAHAQGKEVIGVETVQEQLQAMDQQSAGAQTAMLLKTLQNLPEAKASYRKMVALYLAQDLQGLTELTRAEMDPEEYTQYEQTFLTNRNKRWIPVMEREAKIHSTFFAVGAGHLAGENGLLNLLRSQGYTITPVQ; encoded by the coding sequence GTGCAGGCAGTAGCAGGCGGCAACACAACCGCCAATGCCCTGTTATGGCAGATAGAAGGCAATGGCCTACAGAAACCGTCTTACCTGTTTGGTACGATCCACGCCATCTGTCCACAAGATTTTGTAATGCCCGCACATGTAAAGGCAAAGCTGCAGGAAGCCGAGCAACTGTCATTGGAAGTGGATATGGACGCGCCCAACTTTATGGCCGAGATGATGCAGCACGTGAAACTGCCCGAAGGGCAAAGCCTGCGGACGTTGTTTTCTTCCGAGGATTACCAGCTTCTCTCCGAGCACTTCAGCAAAAGCACAGGTATGAATATCCGTTACCTCGACAACATGAAGCCGTTTATGCTGCAGTCGCTGCTGCTGGCCGAGTTAACCGATTGCCGGGCCGAATCCTATGAGCAGCACCTGCTGGACATGGCGCATGCGCAAGGCAAAGAGGTGATCGGCGTGGAAACCGTACAGGAACAGCTGCAGGCCATGGACCAGCAGTCTGCCGGAGCGCAGACAGCCATGCTGCTGAAGACGTTGCAGAACCTGCCCGAAGCTAAGGCTTCGTACCGCAAGATGGTCGCCTTATACCTGGCCCAGGACCTACAGGGATTAACCGAGCTTACCCGGGCGGAGATGGACCCGGAGGAGTATACACAATACGAGCAAACCTTCCTAACGAACCGCAACAAGCGCTGGATACCCGTAATGGAGCGAGAGGCAAAGATCCATAGTACCTTCTTTGCTGTTGGGGCTGGGCACCTGGCAGGCGAAAACGGGCTATTGAACCTGCTGCGCAGCCAAGGCTATACTATTACGCCTGTGCAGTAA